The region ACTATGTAACATGCTCATTTatgtttttcattctttttactAGCTTGCAATGATCAAATACATTTGCTCGATGTTAGTGAATGCACTATAACGTGGTTCACTATTCAAATCGACTCCTCGAAAATGGTGATTATAACAATCTAATTttgatgttatatatttaaattttataatacattcaatacaattcCCAATTCTATGCATTGTCATCTAATGCAACATCTGACAACAAGAACAGTTTTGTTGCATTACACTATCGCAATAGAAGTTTCAGTTGAAAAAACATGCACTTTACATCAGGATTTTGTGATTTcatgattgaaaattatttatttcctGGAGACATTGTGCTTTTTCAACATCATGATTTTTTCAGTTTTGAAACTTTCTTCTATAAGAGCTACTCCTACATACACTCAGCAGTGAAAATTTAATCAATATGGCGAATCCGTTACCCATCATCTAATTGAAATCAGTAACATAAAACtatatttcataaaattatatgttatatttttaacTACATACATTAATCTTAATTTCTTTACATATTAGAGCAAATAACTATGAGCACAAGATCTTCAATACCACCAAGATTTCAGTTTGAGCAACTAGAGCGATGTAGTTCTGTGTATACAGATTTCTGTACATTTGGTGATGTAAGAACATTATATACATTTACTAACGGATTCCAACAATATCATTACTTACTAACACCTTCTTACTCAACTGTAGCATGATCGATTGTGTGGGTTTCTCAACGACTCCAATGTCTTAGACGGACCGCTTAAAATTATATTCGGAGATAGAAGCTACGACTCTACTTCGATCAAACATTCTACATTGAACAGTGGGAGCAAATAATTGATCATTTTGACATTAATGCAGGTGATGATGTTGTATACTTCAATATAGATGAGAACGTCGTACTCATGCTAGTTATTTGTTATATTGAGAATATTTATCTGTGGTCAGTTACATATACTATTAATGATAATGTATACGGCGAAATCGACCAGTTAACTAGAAGAACTTCATAATACATATAATCTTTTTAAGTTTTTACTATTAATcacttattaaatattattatattatataatcacaaatctttaatatatataattaataattaattaattatataaattatttaactacaataattaatcaatcatcacattaaataattacaattataagcATATCATCACATCAATTTTaggatattaatatatactaacatAAATTGAAGAAAACTTAAATCATGAGTAAACTAATCCTGTGGCAATGAAAATTTTAGGATCATCTGGATATCTTAGGCCATAGTTGGAATGGGAAACTTGCAGAATAATGTTAGTGGttttgtctcatacttgactcaaaACTTTAGATGGTGTATTGAGATTCTATCATAAAATTTATGTGTCATATACTATATGTCCTATATCCCATCAATATAGGCATCCATATAGGCATAGTGTTTGGTTGAACAACAATTTCTAGTCATTTAGTTCAACCAAGAAATGATTACTTCGCTTAGGGCTATGCGAGGTCGAACCCCGTAATGCCACTAGGGAGAACCTACGTTGATGCTTGGGGTCCAGCCCTCCATATATTccccctccaaaaaaaaaaaattgttgttttcGGTATTTAGGGTGGGCCCGCGACACAATATTGGCTCAAGGCTTGAGTAACGATTGTACATCTTGTAATTTCTGACAGTGGAATCGCGGATAACTAATTGTacatttgaaaaattttaattttctccaAATTAAATGCACTGTCAATTATTTTCCAAATGCAGAGTCATGCATTCCCAAATTTACAattgtaattacaaaaatgtcaccaaattttttctttaattttcagtcaatGATCATTTTAAATGGATGAATGAAATTAGTTTTTATGTTCTTTGAGAAACTAAGAAATTTTTAAGTGAGCAAAGATGAATCACACTATGGATCTATTTCGACGAAGACGATTACTATTAGAAACAACGTCTATTTCAGGAAAGGCAAGGTTGAGGATTCAAAGACGAACCACCTTTCGGAGGAAATTGCATGTGAACATTCTTGACCAAATGATGATGGATAAATTCAATGAATTTGGTTTGAGAACATTTTAGCATATTAGGACCATGGAATAAGCTTAGAATGGCACTCACGAGAATAGGTCCATTCCGTTGTTTCTTAAAGCTTTTTGTTCTAAAGAATATTATTCCAGAAAAGACCTATTCCCTTTGCTGCAAGGAGACTAGCAGATATTCCAGCCCCATGATATTCTTGAGTTCTCAGTAATATGCTAAATTTATTATTTCCTACTTTACTGCcaattaaatctaaaattagaggggtgtattcaatcatgacgaCTTTTAAGggcttttaaaatgatagattttaataaacttttattgacttttatagagtgattaaaaactttgtaatactctataaaagtctatataaaaacattcataaacttttatcaattttttattttaaaaagtctaaaaaggtcattgaaattctaaattgaatacattatTACAAACTTTCGATGATTTCGATtcttatcatttataattttcttacaaaacatgttataatatatcataaaattcttCTTATTATACAGTTATTCACCCAcatcaacattattatttttatccataTTATGGTGAGACTTATATGCTAATtacttatataatattaataagcataaacaaaaaaaaaactaattcataataaattcataacaatattgaatactaaaatttatagtaatataatagaattgttcaaataaaatatttaaaaatataatactagttgcataaaataaaaaattaaaagtataatactaatgatatatatatatatatatatatatatatatatatatatatatatatatatatatatatacatgatataTTGTTAGAAATCAAGCAAAGAGCTAGCTATTATTTACAATAGCAATTTGAGACCGCGAACAGTAACCACGTGCTACTATTTGTAGCCCAAAATTGTTGTTGCGAATAGTAATTCGCTATTCATATTAGCCTAttgttataaaaattaaaaagaaaaaaatatattatgaatataaacataaaacgAATACAAATCAAACTATACaagtatttatatgaatattatgaaacatatactGAAATTTGACGatgataaatgaaaattttactttaatttcttcagTATTTAGGGAGaaaatgttagaaataattatttcctaacattgatttatataataaaggttgtaattccataaggactcacgttgatgattagtgatgtataaaggcggaattactgggtgaaattctctccctctcattctgttaaaatttaagtatataaaggttaaaagatgtataatggaaaaaggatATGGGTTCTCCTAAAAGGAGGTTTCACATTACTAAAGGGATTTATATTCCTGAAAGGAGGTTTCTCCATTCCTCTTGAAAGAGGgtttctcatcacatctataaatacccagGAAAACTCTAGGGACAATACGGTTTCTGAACATAAGGTTTTTAGTCTCTGAGTTTTCTAGTCTCCATAtcatcaggaggtgattaaggcatacagataagagaggtgaagcattcttgattgttcaggttagagattacatctcaatggaatcaagtaagtctttatctttatttatgttttaattaaagatccatagtcatgaacattgtttagttgattaatttgatttacatgcggttcattattacttgtgcttccgcattcaagttataagcgcataaaagttttaattaacatttggtatcagagcctacttGTAAATTGATTAATCACTAAAATTAGGGTTTATGATATTTGaggatttttaattataaaggtttaatttattatgggTTTGTCAATTGAAACCATTGTATGCCTACTGTTGGTGTTGTTAATGCATATTCTACATATAATCTTTATAACTAATGTATTGTTAAAACCACAAATTGGAACCAATCGTACTGTTCGTTCAATGTATTACTGTACATACGTGATTagtaatgaattgaaattgataACCTTCTGGATTCAACGTACTGTGGATTTGCAATGTTTCAATTAACGCTTGATGATGATTATGGATTTGGAATCAAATTGCATTCGTATCCAtctttatatacattatattatatgttatgtaTCTACGTACTGTATATGACATATATGTTTTGTATGTTCGTACTGTATGTGATTTATGTGTTATATGACTTAACATTATCaatcatgtattatatgttataagagaacgacatataaattaaggcCTGTTTACATAAGTATGTTTTGGAATCAAATATTATGCATGTGTATTCCTATTGCTGGATTATTTGTATGAATGTTGGAATCAACTATTGCAATGGAATCAAACTTGGAGTCACGAACGGCTATGGTGGCATAGCTAGGTTCCCACGGCGAAGGGCGTACGGTGGAGCTTCTCAGATTTCCGGCTAGCTCCGTGGGAGGTATGAAGAGGAAAAGACAAAATGATTGATTATTTTGTTGGACCAATTAATTTGAGCctatttgagttatttaagGTATTATGGACTTGCTTTAAATTCTAGGCTCATTTAATTTGGGCTTAAAATATAAgggattatatataaatttgggcTCTTACAGTTTGTTTAAAGCATTTGGACTAGCTTTAAATTCTGGgctcatatgtatatataaaggatcaatTATGAATGGAGATTTGATCCGctcttaatttatatgttataatagaacgacatataaattaaggtttattcgcataaatgatttattagcATAAGGCAAGTGTGTTAGTCGCCAAAGCGGCCCACTCATGGTAAATagctaaataatcatttatgtttatgtttgcaacataaattaaggtttattcacataaatgaattattagcataaggcgagtgtgttagtcaccaaagtggcccactcaaggtaatagctaaataattatttatgtttacaaaTGTTTATTATACACATGATGATAttttgcatcattgaatgacaCTAAGGATTGATAAAGATTTGTGATCATTAACACATGGTTCTAGCGGTCACCCAAAGGTGGATCAGACATGTGATTAATGACAATTTAGGAGATTATGATTCCTGTTTTGTTAATATGTAGCGCATGTCCAAAGATggcctatatattaaatttgaacttGATGAATAATCTCATTCAAGTATGTGTGAATGATGCATGTCAGTAAATTgacattgtatttaaatttgaccCAAAGACGGATTTAAATACAAACTTAAGGTTTATGTATATCATAATCTGAATAAAGGTTTGTTAACTCAAGGCAATTGATATGTGAGATAAAAGGTTGTAGTGAACACTATTGTATCACGCTATAATGGTGGCAGTTATGATGTCAGTGATAATGGCAGCAAGTCTAAAAGTAAGAGAATGGCAAGCATCCTATGAAGGTGCAAGGTGCGTTTAGAAAGTGCATAAATGCTATTTCTGTAACAAACCTGGGCACAAGAAGGCTGAATGCCTAAAGAGGATAGCTTGGATGGAAACAGAAGTATACATTCAGTTTCAGTATGCTTTGAATCCAATTTTATTGAGATTCCTTCTAATACTTGGTGGTTAAACACTGGTGCTACAACACATGTTTCTAACATTATGCAAGGTTTTCTGATGTTTCAATCTCAAAGGGAAaatgaaaagtttcttttcGTGGAAAATAAGATGAAAGCTAGAATTGAAGGTATTGGAACTTACAGAATTAAGCTGGATACAGGCTTTTGCCTTGATCTTGAGAATTGTCTGTATGTTCCAGAATGTTCTAGAAATCTTGTTTCAGCATCTAGGTTGGACATATTAGGTTTTAACTTTAAGATTGGAAACAAATGTTTTTCTTTGTATCAACAAAATACCTTTTGTGGCTCTGGTATTTTGTTGGATACTCTATATTGTTTCAATCTTAATGCAGACTTTGCTAATTCCTTGTTTGATGTTATGAGTGAGGAAGTGCACCAAATGAATCTTTAACTTACTTGTGGCATAAAAGACTCGGTCATAAATCCAAATAAAGGACATTGAGACTTATTAAGGATGGAATTTTGTCTCAATTGGATTTTGTTGACTGGAATGATGCATGTGCcgattgcataaagggatagcAAGTCAGACATGTATCAAAACACTCAGCCACAAGAAGCTTGGGATTACTTGATACATACAGATATCTGTGGCTCTTTTGATAGGCAAAATCGTACTTTTATGGAAATGGTTAGGAGTATGGTTAATAAACTGTATATTGTTTGTTTCATTGTGAATGTATGCATTAAGGACAACAACATACTTACTCAATAGGGTTCCTAGTAAGGCTGTTTTAAAACACCTTATGAACCGTGGACAGGAAGGAAACCTAATTTGAGGGATCTTCACATTTGGGGCTATCAAGCTAAAGTGAGGATATATAATTCACATGAAAATAAATTGGATTCCATAACCATTATTGGTAATTTCATTGGATATCCAGATAGGTCTAAAGGATATATACTTTATTGTCCTAATCATAGTACGATGATTGTTGAGTCTGGTAATGCTTGCTTCATTGAAAATAGCAAAGTCTGTGGGAGTGTGGGAGCTCGTAAAGTTGAGATTAAGGAGTCATTGATGGATCCATGTTCATCAAGTGATCCTTTCCTTGCTGTAGTTCCTATAGCTGCAAATACAGCCTTATGGAAATACTTTGGAACAACAGCAACTAGATGCTCCAATTCCACATGAGGAAGCTATTGTAAatgaagatgaggttgaaacTCAAGTTGATGATCAAGTGCAAACTCAACAGGAAGCGGCTTTAAGGACATCTACAAGACAAAGACCAGCCATTCCTGATGTAGTGACTACATTGTTTATGCACTTGAGCATGAAAGTGACTTGAGCATTGATAATGATCCAGTCTCATTTAACCAAGCCATACAGGGCAATAATTCTCATTTTGGTTATAAAGAGACTTTCTCTCTGGTTTCTAAGAAAGACTCTTTGAGAATTATTTTGATAAAGGTATAATGCGTGATGTTAAGGAATAtatttctaagaactttgaaatgaagGATAAGGGTAAGTCTTCATTTGTGATTAGAATAGAAATGTTTCATGATAGATCACAAGGAATTTTAGGTTTATCCCAGAAGACTTACATTAACAAAGCTTTAGAAAGATATAAACTGGTAAACTGCAAAGAAGGTCCTAGGATACTTACAAGGCACTAAGGACCACATACTCACATATAGAAGGAAAAATAACCTGGAGGTTGTAGGTTATTCATACTCAGACTATGGCGAATGTTTGGATAACAGAAACTCCACATTCGGACATATTTTCCTACTTGCTAGTAGAGCAATTTTTTGAAAAGTGTGGAGGAGTCTGTCATTACTCCTTCCACTATGGAGGTAGAATTTGTAGCAAGCTTTGAGGCTACAGATTCAAATCATCATGGTTGCGCAATTTCATTCCTGGTTTTGGCATTGTCGACACTATAGCCAAACCATTGAGGATTCATTATGATAATGCGGCAACTGTGTTCTTCTCAAAAAACGACAGATATACTAGAGGTGTCAAGTACATGGATTTGAAATTTCTGTCTGTTAAGGAGAAGGTACAAAATCAAAAGGAGTATCAATAGTGCATCTTTGGCACCGATCTTGTGATCACGGATCCGTTGACTAAGGGATTGGCGCCAAAAACCTTCATTGGCCATGTTGGTAAAATTGGGCATACTGGTAAAGTCCTTGTATAACGGTTAATCCTGCCATACATGTATGGATTTATGTTTGATTAGCACATTGGGTTGTTGATACTCTTAGATATCTATTCaggttttgattttgttattgttgatgttaATCACTTGTTTATGCATAATTTAGAAGTGATAACAACATTGGTCTTATTTAGTTAAgacataaggaataaggttattTCGGGACTTTGACCTTATTATTATGGTTCGAATTCTTATTAACTGTGATACATGGAAGGGAGCAGGACGCTATGTCAGGCCTGTAACCGCCATGATTCGgttagtaaagttcgatgaggtTTCAacttttacattttcatattaagtgagctcaaattaaggattgaaaatgtaaagtcatgcttatatgaatcaagtgggagaatgttagatataatttattcctaacgttgattcatataataaaggtttcatgcttatatgaatcaagtgggagactgttagaaataattatttcctaacattgatttatataataaaggttgtaattccataaggactcacgttgatgattagtgatgtataaaggcggaattactgggtgaaatttcctccctctcattctgttaaaatttaagtatataaaggttaaaagatgtataatggaaaaaggatatgggttctcctaaaaggaggtttcacattcctaaaGGGATTTATATTCCTGAAAGGAGGTTTCTCCATTCCTCTTGAAAGAGGgtttctcatcacatctataaatacccagGAAAACTCTAGGGACAATACGGTTTCTGATAATAAGGTTTTTAGTCTCTGAGTTTTCTAGTCACCATAtcatcaggaggtgattaaggcatacagatcagagaggtgaagcattcttgattgttcaagttagagattacatctcaatggaatcaagtaagtctttatctttatttatgttttaattaaagatccataatcatgaatattgtttagttgattaatttgatttacatgcggTTCATTATGACTTGTgcttccgcattcaagttataagcgcataaaagttttaattaacaGAAAAAGTTTATAAGTTAGGGAGAAAAGTTTGAAGAGAACGTTTAGAAGTTGAAAAGTTAGagagaaaagttttttttttttttttatagaataatTAGTGagaaaagtttaaaaagttgaaaagttgaaaagttAGGGAGAAAAAGTTTAGTAGTTTGACGATgataaatgaatattttttcttcacttttttaaatctaatttgAAAAGTTGTCTTCATCGGAGAAAGCACCCTTTCAATAATTGGACATTTGGAGGGATTGGGAAGTGTACTATATATGTCCGCATGGACAtacctttaattttaaaaaaatgttagcaAGAAcatatcatatttttattactGAGGAACATAAGAAATTTTACCGAGAAAAAGGTTTACATAGCTCATCATCTATCTAGAAAAAAACTCTCTTCTTAACCATTGGAAATACACAGAGATCGCAAGCAACATTATTTGTCATGGCACATAAAATACATATGGTCTAGAGAAAATAACATAAATTAACCACAGAAAattatttatcatatttttatttttaggtgACTAAAAAATCTACAATCACTCACGATCAAGATTTGCATTAAGTACTATATATTATGATCAACTTGAATCATTCATTCAGTTTTAACCACGGGCACATGCAAATGTTGTCAAACCAATTTCATTGAATTTATCCTCTGTTATTTGGTCCAGAGTCTTCCTCATCTCTTCCGAAAGATGATTCTTCCAATCCCCAATCTCGCCTTTCCTGAAAAAAGCGTTGTTTATAAGACTTACTGTCCTCCCCGTAGAAGGAAGTTTTCGAATGAATGACCCATTTTTGTTGATTTCCAAATTGCTCAGTTTGTCAAAGCTACATAAATCTGTGATTTTCTGCACCACCCCTTCATTCTCTTCCTCCTCAGAGAAAGGCCAACCCACGAACTCCGCTAGCCTCTTAACGTGAAAGACAGTTTCTGTCTTCAAGTCCTCGTACCTCACGAAAAATACTTTGTTGGGGAATTGGATACTAGCTTTGTAGTAGCCGGTGACGTGATCCCAGTAGGGCCCGTAAGGCGAGGCGCCGCGGGAGAATTGGTTGAAAGCCTCTTGGTGAGAAATGGAAGACGAATCTTTTGGCCTCAGCTTGTTAAAGAAGTGccagaaagaaacaaaaacgtCCTTGGGATCTCGAAACACGTACACGATCCGACACGAAGAGCTGCGGATCTGTTCAGGCAAAGATGAGTAGGCAAAATGGGTATGAAACAACAAAGATTCTGGTGCCCTGGGGTTTGTAGCGTAAGTCCGTAATGAGGGGACCAACTCGTGAGGGTGTGAGTTGAGCAAAGGGTGCAGCATATCATCATGGTTGTATGTTGCCCGGTTCACAATGCTGAACAAAAGAGCCATGAGCCAAGTGGTTCCAGATTTGGGGTAGCTGGCTAAGAGAACATCATTGGGATGTGGTTTGAAGTGTTGTTGGAGTGCTAGGAGGCGATGGATCACCGAAGTTGGGTACCAAAACCCATTCAGTAAATGAATGTCTTCATCGACTATCCATCCCCTTTCTCTTGGCAACTCAGGAATAAGTGTTTCTAAATTTGTTTTGGCTTCATCACTAGAGGATTGTTTTGGGGTTGCCATGCGTGGATGGATAGTGAAGAGATAAGGGGTATAGAATTGTAACtaataaagcatatatataatgatcGATGCTTGATGGTTTGTTTCAAAGGTTACAGAGCTAAGGTCATGAAGAAACTAGACATTTCAATTGTGTTAAACCGGAAGTTTAATTTCTGATACATGTGAAcaaaaataatgtgtttttttttttaatttgaaaaacttaaaaaaatatcatttggGGCTTGCTTTATGGTATGTAGTTTGTAGATTTCAAATCCCAATTGCGTTTAATTGATTGACTAACACTAGTTGACTGACACGACTTGCATCAATTAAGGGTAGGGCATATCAGTCAGATTGACTAGTGCAGGTTATGTCTATCAAATTGACTGGCACTGACGCATGTCATGTCAATCATATTGAATAGCACAAATCGTGCCAATCGAATTGATTGACGCAAGTTCAGTAAGTTAAATTGATTAGCGTAAGTTGTTTCGGTCAGATTGACTGGCGTAAGTAGTGTCAATCAAATTGACTAGTGAAGATTGTGTTAGTCAGATTGATTGGCGAAAGTCGTGTCAGACAGATTGACTAACATAACccacataatatttttttttatgaatttttgttttataaaaatattttaggcTCAAGAGTGATGTAACTGGCggcaataatttttttctttttaatttttaatttttctttttataagcATCCTGATTTCGTAATACCACCAATACAAGTTGCACTTGCATTTCTTGtagtttata is a window of Ipomoea triloba cultivar NCNSP0323 chromosome 11, ASM357664v1 DNA encoding:
- the LOC115995899 gene encoding flavonol sulfotransferase-like, with the protein product MATPKQSSSDEAKTNLETLIPELPRERGWIVDEDIHLLNGFWYPTSVIHRLLALQQHFKPHPNDVLLASYPKSGTTWLMALLFSIVNRATYNHDDMLHPLLNSHPHELVPSLRTYATNPRAPESLLFHTHFAYSSLPEQIRSSSCRIVYVFRDPKDVFVSFWHFFNKLRPKDSSSISHQEAFNQFSRGASPYGPYWDHVTGYYKASIQFPNKVFFVRYEDLKTETVFHVKRLAEFVGWPFSEEEENEGVVQKITDLCSFDKLSNLEINKNGSFIRKLPSTGRTVSLINNAFFRKGEIGDWKNHLSEEMRKTLDQITEDKFNEIGLTTFACARG